AATATCTTAAAACAGTTTTTCTAGAAACAAATCAGGGTTATATTCACGCAGTTTTAAGAGGCGCCAAAGAAGCAACAGGCGACATTATTACTTTCTGTGATGCTGACACCATCTATCCCAAGAATTGGGCAGAAAAAGCAATGAAAAATTTTACTGACGAAAAAGTCGTAGTTGTTTATGGCACTTGTGATACTTATGATGGTTCAAAAACTATTAATTTCTTAAATTTAATTGGATACACAAGCTTTATGTATGTTTCTATGTTGTTTGGATTACACAATACAAGCGGTTTTAATTTCCTGATGAGAAAGAAAGCCTATGAACAAGTTGGGGGATATGATCCTAAATTCAAAAAAATGTCCCCAGATATCGAGCTTGGTAAGAGATTAAGCAAATTAGGTAAAGTTAAATTTGTTCCATCCCTGAAGGTGTCTTCCTCAGTAAGAAGATTCAAAGAAGGCGGAAACATTAAAACAACATTAATGTTCGCAAAAGCATGGTGGTCCATGGTTAGAAACAAATTACCAGACGTGGACTATAACGAGTATAACCAAACAAAAAAGTCATGAAATACAATAGTCCTAGAGGAACTAGAGACCTTCTTCCAGTTGAAAGTGCTATCTTTCGGAAGACTATTGATAAAATATTAAGTATTTTTAATGTATTTAATTATCAGGAAATCACAACACCCATCTTTGAAGCCTCGGGTCTTTTTGAACGAGCTGTGGGTGAAACAACAGATATAGTTGAAAAAGAAATGTACACCTTTAAAGACAAGGGAGATAGGTCCATAACTTTAAGACCAGAAGGAACAGCTTCTGTTGTTAGAGCATATCTGGAACATTTATCAGATTTTCAAAAACAACAAGTTGCGAAACTTGTTTATGTTGGACCAATGTTCCGCTATGAAAGACCTCAAACTGGTAGATACCGGCAGTTTTATCAGTTGGGCGTGGAAGCAATTGGTTCAAGCTCACCTTTGCTTGACGTAGAAACGATGATAATGGGAATGCATGCCTTAGATATTCTTGGGATTAAAAACGCAGAAATAGCGATTAATTCAGTCGGATGTGACGTTTGTAGACCAGTGATCCGTGAGCAATTGAAGGAATTTGTCGGAAGTA
This genomic window from Candidatus Margulisiibacteriota bacterium contains:
- a CDS encoding glycosyltransferase family 2 protein produces the protein MKLSIIVPAYNEEATIAKTLEGLTSQTYKDLEIIVIDNNSKDKTSEIAKKYLKTVFLETNQGYIHAVLRGAKEATGDIITFCDADTIYPKNWAEKAMKNFTDEKVVVVYGTCDTYDGSKTINFLNLIGYTSFMYVSMLFGLHNTSGFNFLMRKKAYEQVGGYDPKFKKMSPDIELGKRLSKLGKVKFVPSLKVSSSVRRFKEGGNIKTTLMFAKAWWSMVRNKLPDVDYNEYNQTKKS